In the Ignavibacteria bacterium genome, GGTGCCTCATCCCCAGAAGAGCATGCAGCTGAAGCATCACGTCTAGGTCATGCGGCAATTGCCATAACAGACATGCTAGGTGTCTTTGCTGCTGTGAGACTCCAGCGAGCTTGTATCGAACATAGTATCACACCGATCATGGGCACAGACCTTGTATGCAGCGGTTCGGTCGTATCACTTCTTGCAATGGATCATGTAGGCTACGCTGAGATATGCTCACTCATCTCGAAGATTCGCACAGATCCAGACTATGAGATCTATGATGGACTGTCGAAACTTGAACGGTGTATTCTCATTCTCCACGGACTCTCTGCTGAGCGGGAGACGATCGAAATGGTTCTTGATAAGCTCCCTAGACAAAGGGCGTTTATGGGGATCGGTCATGATGGCAGGCCATGGGCCAGACGCAGGGCCGGACAGATCGTAGAGATGGCCCGTTCACATTCTCTTCCCGTTGTCATCGCCCAAGATGTACGGTATGCTACATGTGATCGGTATGCTGCCCATGATCTCATGACCTGTATACGAGAAGGCATCACGATCTATGAGCCCCATCCCAAACGTCCTGTGAATGATAAACAAGGCCTTCGCAGTGAAGCTGAGCTGCGATCACTGCTTCCATGGCCTGAGGCATTCGATGCTGTGGACGAGATCGTCCGACAATGTGCGTTCAATATCATACCAGAACATATCACACCACCTTCTGCTCAGTTACAACCTGGTGAGAATGCTACCGAGGTTTTACGTGCTGCGTGTGAAGAAGCCTTTCCACGACGCTACACTGAACGGGCATGCGAGGCTCGCATCTTACTCGAACATGAATTACGTGTGATCGGTGATCTTGAACTCTCGGACTTCTTCCTTGTTGTGAAGGAAGTTGTCGATGAATCCAAGCGGCGTGGCATACGATGCTCAGGCAGAGGCTCAGCAGCGAATTCTATCGTTGCCTACCTACTCGGTATCACAGGGGTATGTCCGATCCAGCACCATCTTCTGTTTGAACGATTCCTTCATAGGGGGCGAAAGGGTACACCAGATATTGACGTGGATTTCGATAGCGACAGACGTGATGAGGTGATCTCTTGGATGGAAGAACGTTTTGGTACGGATAGAACGGCTATGACGGCAACGTTGATCATGTATCGTGCCCGCATGGCCGTACGTGATGCAGCCAAGGCACTTGGATGGCCGATGGAGACCGTGAACAAACTTTCGAAATGTGTTCCGTCGTGGACGAACAAAGATGTTGATGAGTTTCGCGAGGATCTCTCTGCGGTTTGTGGAGATGTTCCACTGCTCGATGTTCTCTTGAGAGCAGTTCACCTTCTTCTTGATCACCCACGTCACCTCGGATTGCACTCAGGGGGCATGATCCTCTCCTCCCGGCCGCTCACGGATCTCACTCCGGTGCAACGGTCTGCCAATGGTGTTGCTGTTGTACAGTTCGACAAAGATGATGTTGAAGCTATGGGGCTTGTGAAGTTCGATGTGCTTGGACTACGCATGCTTGCATGTGTGAGTGAAGCCGTTGAACTTGTATTGCACCATACCGGAACCGTCCTGGATATCGATGAATTGCCGCTTGATGATCCTGCTACGTTCGTGCTCATTCGCAGCGGTCGTACGCTAGGCATCTTTCAGATCGAATCACAAGGCCAGATGCACCTGCTTGCCAAGCACCAGCCGGAGACGTTCGATGATCTAGTCACTGAGGTTGCTCTCTTCCGTCCGGGTCCGCTTCAGGGAGGGATGGTTCACCCATATATCGCAAGGCGGAAAGGCACTCAGCCTGTGACCTATCTCCATCCTGATCTGGAACCGATCCTCCGTGATACACTCGGCATCGTACTCTTCCAAGAACAGGTTCTGGAGATCGCTCACAAGTTCGCAGGTATGCCGCTTGATGAAGCTGATGACTTTCGAGCGCTGGTATCGAAGAATCGAGACAGAGTGCTGATGGAGGCAATGCGAGAACGTTTCATTCAAGGAGCGATGGTACGAGGCGTAGACCGGACGAGTGCCGAACAAGTCTATGAGAAGGTGTCGCACTTTGTTGGGTATGGCTTCTGCCGGTCGCATGCAGCGGCATTTGCCAAGATCGTCTACCAAAGCGCATGGCTCAAGACCCATCATCCGGCTGCATACATGGCTGCTTTCATGCAACACCGTCCGGGGATGTACAATCTGATGACGCTTGAAGAAGAATCTCGCAGGTTCGGCGTAGATATCCTGTTGCCGAACATGGCGATCTCAGGTATGCGCTATACACTTGAGACAAAGACCGACGGAACAGCTGCGATCCGCAAGCCCCTTACAAGTGTCTCGAATGTGAGCGAGGAGGTAGCACGAATGATCGTATGGGAACGTTCTCGTGCCCCATTCACGAGCATTGAGGACATTGTTGTGCGACTGCCAGACGTACCGCGTGATGCTCTAGATGCCCTGGCATTATCAGGAGCAATGGAACCATGGGAGAAGGATGCTCGCAGAGCGATGTGGATGGTAGGAGTTGTAAAGCGAAGAGCGTCGGGTACACCAACTCCGCTTGTCCATGTTCCCATGCTGCATGAGGACGACATTCCAAAACTACCGGAGATGCGCGCACAAGAACGTCTAGCGTATGACTACATCACGCATGGTGCTGCCCGACTTCATCCAATGACGCTGTATCGAAGGGGGCTTATCGATATGGAGGTACGCCCTATCGAAATGATCAAGCGTCTAGCTGTGACCCCCGGACTTCGTGTAACAACGGCCGGGATCGTCATTCTACGTCAAGCACCCGCAACAGCACACGGTATGCTCTTTGTTACCATCGAAGACGAGACCGGCTTTCTTCAATGTGTTGTGCGACCGGAGATCCGAGATCTCTTCCGGAAGGATCTTCGCAGTGCATCGTTGGTCGTAAAAGGTACGCTTCATGGCACAGCCAATTGGCGCGGTGTAATGGTCGATGACGTGCGCGTTCTCACGAATGTGATAGGAGGATATCACGGTCACCTCTCCTATGCCGGCGGAACGGATACCTTGGAAGTTGGTCTCCAAGAACAGGAAAGGGCCAATGTTCAATGAACACTGGCCCCTTATTGCGAAATCGCTTGAAGGTCAGAAGATGTAGCGAATACCTACCGCCCCATTAAAATCAAAGTCAACAGCATTGATCAGCCAAAGGCATGGTGCTGCTTCTCCAAAGATCTCAATATGCTCTGCCGGGATCCACTGAAGGCCGATCGGAAGTCGAACGCCCAATGCGAACGGATCTCCAACGCCAAGATTCACGCCCGGTCCCAGATACCAATCCAGGTTCTTTGCAAGTTTGTTCTTCAGCAACCAATAATCAGCTGTTATGTGCAGATAGCCATTATCTCCGAAATTCCATGCAGCGCCTACAGCAATGCGATCAAAACGAAGAGACAAGCCAACATTGCCAGGATATCCGAATTGAATACCGGCTGCTGTCCCGCCATCACTGCCAGCTGACATATGGGGTGTAACTGCCATTGCAGCAAGGACAGTTACCGCCAAGATCATGGTTCGCATGAACTTCATACTTCCAACTCCATACATTTGTGAAATGAATTCCCTCGCCCTCTTACTTGAATACGAAGGTACTAACTATGTAGGTTGGCAAAACCAGCCGAACGGTCAGTCAGTTCAACAAATGATCGAAAATGCGATAGTGGATACATTTGGCGTGGATCAGCAGATCGTCGGTTCAGGACGCACCGATTCCGGCGTCCATGCACGTGGTCAAGTAGCTCATGTTCACCTACCGGAAGGCTCACATCGTATTCCAATGGACAAGGTCCATGTTGCTCTCAACACCCATCTGCCGCGAGATATTCGTGTGCGTGCGGCCTGCGGAGTAACGGAAGAGTTTCATGCTCGATTCGATGCTGTGTCACGAGAGTACATCTATGTGATCACAAAGCAGGCATCAGTCTTCTCACGGACCTTTGCCTGGACACCGGAACTTCCATTCGACGCTGCAAGATTCGCCGAAGCGACCCATGCCTTTGAAGGACTTCATGATTTCACGGCCATCTCGAAACATAATCCGTCCACGGGGTCGTATATGTGCAACGTGGAATCATGCAGGGTGGAAGAACACGCCGACCGCTTCCTCGTTCGTATTCGAGCGGATCGATTCGTCTACGGAATGTGTCGAGCGATCATTGGTACGGCTATGACCGTTGCACGCGGAAAGATCGAATATTCAGATGCTGAGACATTGTTGGCATCTGGTGTACGGTCCGGTCAGGCTCCACTAGCTCCCCCGCAAGGGTTGGTACTGAACCATGTCCGTTACCGGAATGGTATTTTCGATGACGAGAATTACTTCTAAGAGGAGATCTATGACTGTGTTTCTGAACCGACGCCGATCGACGATCCTTTTCGCAGTGATCGCTTCGTCATTGCTCCTTACCTATTGCGGTGCCATCAATGTCTTTCCTGTAAGCGAGGATCAACGCCTCGGAGCTCAATTCGACAAAGAGATCAAGTCCGATCCCAAGCAGTATCCTCCGTATTCGAATCCGAAAGCACAGCAATATGTTCAGTCGATCATCGATAGGATCATTCAATCCCCCGAAGTGAAGTATCGCGGGAAGTTCTCCTACAAGGTTCAGTTGATCAAGGACGACGCGATGATCAACGCGTTCTGTACTCCGGGCGGTTATATCTACGTCTATACCGGTTTGCTAAAGGCCATCGACAATGAGGCCACCTTGGCTGGTGTACTTGGCCATGAGATCGCCCATGCCGAACAACGCCATTCAACGGACCGCATGACCACACAACTCGGCATGCAGACAATGATGGATATCGCACTTGGGACCAATAAGGATCAGAATCTAGAACTCGCAGCGAACGCGTTTACAGGACTTGGACTTCTGAAGAACAGCAGGTCTGATGAAGAAGAGGCCGACGATTATTCATTCCGCTACCTCCGGTCAACACAGTGGTTCCCAGGCGGTATCCTGTACTTCTTTGATAAGGTCAAGGGGCGTGGTGGTTCGTCCATCGAGCGGCTCCTGAGCACTCATCCGTTACCTCAAGACCGGATTGACGAAACGAATGCGCGATTGAAAAAGGCGAACATTCCGCCCCCTACCGAAGCACAGCTCAATACTCGCGGCTATACGGAATTCAAACGAACACTATGAAGGCTTAGGCAAGCCATGCCGGCGTCTCGTCCAATGCCCTTGTACACGCACGCCACATGAGACGGTAGGCTTCAGCTGCATCAGCAGCCTCTGAAACGATCGTAGAATCACCCAGAACTCTTATCCCGTGTTCCGTCGATGCCTTGTCGCATTGTTCACGTCGATAGGTGTCAACCTCGATCCTTGTGGCACCTACGTTATATATCGCAGCGCGGATGTTCTCTGCAGCGACACGAGCAGCAGCATCTGCGATCAAGGAACGTGTACGTGCTGGTGTAGCACAGATCGCAGCGGTTGGACCTAACGTGCGCTTGGTAGACACGAACGCTACGTTTGCGTCCCAGGTTCGCACTTCAGCCTCCAGATCGCTGTTGCCCACCACGAGTCCCACGGGTACTCCGAACGTTCCCAGAACGGCAGCATTCATCTGCACTTCACCCACCGGAATACCGTTGAGTCGCCATTCTCTGACCAGGCTTCCGATATACGTGTGAGCCAAAAGTCCGGAAGGTGTTCCTGCCTTGCTGTGATACCCCACCATAAAGGCCAGGTCAAACGACCCATCTACCCCTTCAAGTTGACAAAGGGGCTTGTTGATCGGTTTTGCGGAGCCGATAACGAGCTCTGCCGACTCATGCAGTTCCTGAAGAATGATATTCCGCATCGGTCCATGTCCGTCTCCAACAACGAACGTAGCGTTCGGAACCACGCGAAGCACGCCATCAATGGCCGCATTCACATCTCCCGTGAGCAGTCGTTGTGCCGCTGCATAGCCCCTTCCATCGGGCATGAGTTGGTCGTGATGGACCACCCCGGTGGCCCCTTCCATGTCAGCAGCGATAAAGATCTTCATGAATGTTCCGATTGATTGAGGACATGGAGAATTGGCGGCGCATTGAGGTCGAGTGTCTCAAGCGGGACTACGCGAACGGCATCATTTTCTACGCGTTGCAATTGAACGCGATACGGTCTCTTGATCAAGGTCGACGGCGCTTCGAGTTTGACGCAGACATGATTCTCCGTCCAGCCATCCCACATTCCAGTTGCAGGGTCGAACCCTTCCGGGATCATCACACGAGTGCTGCCACACTGTTCAGTATGGAATCGCGCGGTGCGCTCGTTGGACATCGCTCGAAGTCTTTGCGTGCGTGCTCTGCGAAGGGAAACATCAATGTGACCGGGCATGGAACTGGCAGGAGTATTCTCACGCTCAGAATACGTGAACACATGCAAATACGTGAATGGCAGGCCCTGAAGGAAGGTCACCGTCTCTTCAAACAGTTCATCTGTTTCGCCCGGGAATCCTACGATCACGTCTATCCCCAGAGCCGCATGTGGCATCGTCGAGGCAACGTGTGCTGCCATCTCCCGGTACTTTGTTGGGTTGTATCTCCGGCGCATGCTCCGTAGCACATCCGCCGAACCACTTTGCAGCGGAACATGGAGATGCGGGACAAACGTCTTTGATGCAGCTATCAGATCGATGATCTCTGTCGAGAGTGTATTTGGCTCGATCGACGATATGCGAACTCGATACGGTGGCTCATAGTCATCGATCATTTTCAACACATCAATGAACCGTTCGTCGTTCTCACCGCGGTATTCGCCAAGATTGATCCCGGAGAGAACAACCTCGTGGTAGCCTTCGCGAGCGATGGACTCAAGCTCTTGACGGATTGCTGAAAGCGACATAGCTCTAGCTGGACCTCTTGCGAGTGGAATTGTGCAGAATGTACACGAATAGTCACAGCCATCCTGGATCTTGAAGAACGATCGTGTACGAGAATCACCGCGACCGGTTCTCGACCCGGTGAACACCGTTGCGGTTGATATCTCGTCAACATAGATCCGTGGCGAAGCGCTCGATACGATCTCGTCCAACTTCTCACCGATGTTGAACTTCTGCGTCATACCAACAACGGCCTTCACTCCGTCGATGCTGGCGATCTCCTCCGGCTGTAACTGAGCATAGCACCCGGTGATCACAACAGATGCATTGGGAGAGGTGCGAAGCCCCCTTCGAATGATCTTACGGCATTCGGTATCAGCATTCTCCGTAACCGAACAGGTATTGACTAACAGTACGTCCGCTTCTTCAGAGAACGGCACTACCACGTGACCC is a window encoding:
- a CDS encoding DNA polymerase III subunit alpha, giving the protein MFASLHTRSHFSFLDGASSPEEHAAEASRLGHAAIAITDMLGVFAAVRLQRACIEHSITPIMGTDLVCSGSVVSLLAMDHVGYAEICSLISKIRTDPDYEIYDGLSKLERCILILHGLSAERETIEMVLDKLPRQRAFMGIGHDGRPWARRRAGQIVEMARSHSLPVVIAQDVRYATCDRYAAHDLMTCIREGITIYEPHPKRPVNDKQGLRSEAELRSLLPWPEAFDAVDEIVRQCAFNIIPEHITPPSAQLQPGENATEVLRAACEEAFPRRYTERACEARILLEHELRVIGDLELSDFFLVVKEVVDESKRRGIRCSGRGSAANSIVAYLLGITGVCPIQHHLLFERFLHRGRKGTPDIDVDFDSDRRDEVISWMEERFGTDRTAMTATLIMYRARMAVRDAAKALGWPMETVNKLSKCVPSWTNKDVDEFREDLSAVCGDVPLLDVLLRAVHLLLDHPRHLGLHSGGMILSSRPLTDLTPVQRSANGVAVVQFDKDDVEAMGLVKFDVLGLRMLACVSEAVELVLHHTGTVLDIDELPLDDPATFVLIRSGRTLGIFQIESQGQMHLLAKHQPETFDDLVTEVALFRPGPLQGGMVHPYIARRKGTQPVTYLHPDLEPILRDTLGIVLFQEQVLEIAHKFAGMPLDEADDFRALVSKNRDRVLMEAMRERFIQGAMVRGVDRTSAEQVYEKVSHFVGYGFCRSHAAAFAKIVYQSAWLKTHHPAAYMAAFMQHRPGMYNLMTLEEESRRFGVDILLPNMAISGMRYTLETKTDGTAAIRKPLTSVSNVSEEVARMIVWERSRAPFTSIEDIVVRLPDVPRDALDALALSGAMEPWEKDARRAMWMVGVVKRRASGTPTPLVHVPMLHEDDIPKLPEMRAQERLAYDYITHGAARLHPMTLYRRGLIDMEVRPIEMIKRLAVTPGLRVTTAGIVILRQAPATAHGMLFVTIEDETGFLQCVVRPEIRDLFRKDLRSASLVVKGTLHGTANWRGVMVDDVRVLTNVIGGYHGHLSYAGGTDTLEVGLQEQERANVQ
- a CDS encoding M55 family metallopeptidase translates to MKIFIAADMEGATGVVHHDQLMPDGRGYAAAQRLLTGDVNAAIDGVLRVVPNATFVVGDGHGPMRNIILQELHESAELVIGSAKPINKPLCQLEGVDGSFDLAFMVGYHSKAGTPSGLLAHTYIGSLVREWRLNGIPVGEVQMNAAVLGTFGVPVGLVVGNSDLEAEVRTWDANVAFVSTKRTLGPTAAICATPARTRSLIADAAARVAAENIRAAIYNVGATRIEVDTYRREQCDKASTEHGIRVLGDSTIVSEAADAAEAYRLMWRACTRALDETPAWLA
- the mtaB gene encoding tRNA (N(6)-L-threonylcarbamoyladenosine(37)-C(2))-methylthiotransferase MtaB — its product is MRIALHTLGCKLNYSETATVRDELVQRGHVVVPFSEEADVLLVNTCSVTENADTECRKIIRRGLRTSPNASVVITGCYAQLQPEEIASIDGVKAVVGMTQKFNIGEKLDEIVSSASPRIYVDEISTATVFTGSRTGRGDSRTRSFFKIQDGCDYSCTFCTIPLARGPARAMSLSAIRQELESIAREGYHEVVLSGINLGEYRGENDERFIDVLKMIDDYEPPYRVRISSIEPNTLSTEIIDLIAASKTFVPHLHVPLQSGSADVLRSMRRRYNPTKYREMAAHVASTMPHAALGIDVIVGFPGETDELFEETVTFLQGLPFTYLHVFTYSERENTPASSMPGHIDVSLRRARTQRLRAMSNERTARFHTEQCGSTRVMIPEGFDPATGMWDGWTENHVCVKLEAPSTLIKRPYRVQLQRVENDAVRVVPLETLDLNAPPILHVLNQSEHS
- a CDS encoding M48 family metalloprotease, coding for MTVFLNRRRSTILFAVIASSLLLTYCGAINVFPVSEDQRLGAQFDKEIKSDPKQYPPYSNPKAQQYVQSIIDRIIQSPEVKYRGKFSYKVQLIKDDAMINAFCTPGGYIYVYTGLLKAIDNEATLAGVLGHEIAHAEQRHSTDRMTTQLGMQTMMDIALGTNKDQNLELAANAFTGLGLLKNSRSDEEEADDYSFRYLRSTQWFPGGILYFFDKVKGRGGSSIERLLSTHPLPQDRIDETNARLKKANIPPPTEAQLNTRGYTEFKRTL
- the truA gene encoding tRNA pseudouridine(38-40) synthase TruA; the protein is MNFILPTPYICEMNSLALLLEYEGTNYVGWQNQPNGQSVQQMIENAIVDTFGVDQQIVGSGRTDSGVHARGQVAHVHLPEGSHRIPMDKVHVALNTHLPRDIRVRAACGVTEEFHARFDAVSREYIYVITKQASVFSRTFAWTPELPFDAARFAEATHAFEGLHDFTAISKHNPSTGSYMCNVESCRVEEHADRFLVRIRADRFVYGMCRAIIGTAMTVARGKIEYSDAETLLASGVRSGQAPLAPPQGLVLNHVRYRNGIFDDENYF